The proteins below are encoded in one region of Neodiprion virginianus isolate iyNeoVirg1 chromosome 7, iyNeoVirg1.1, whole genome shotgun sequence:
- the LOC124309524 gene encoding histone-lysine N-methyltransferase trithorax, with protein MGRSKFPGKPPKTVTRKRIKVLGRPETAQTDPVTVVAAENIYYGLSLFNETFGDNEKEHPPFHGFSSKEAKLSVCYVKTQQRDTEVPERPLKKSPSKCRKNIKDIKNPPLDEENVRDASLYKSGSNRIRISRDSLGKTESDEARRVCRMKNRRSKIAGTESLNLSKAPVLKPVNNILERHQRTRQLRNSTAKRLLQRAKSSGSVNTRNGTGSTGDKIGTVRKFVLPVRSVHSSRVIKPNKRFIEELEETCIPESSESLNEKYHKKAKVLPDRTGGEEVVDKDMRKPKKTVQNVTANSNISNHTVTTADNELKKPQVSTCKNKSSVKSSHVSPSTAQDPISQLPKSNTCTSSKQTLVPAKVPPDSSTTNSESSRVQTRSGTLSAAVNSPSPKVASEPVHNSTDNMPASEDVPSLKESIDNISDKSVSTSNSQSLDTESNLSESGSEHSDHSEDEHSEWSGMKLNGGKVILRKARLKLDNRTSGGAEGPFSNSNAHSNSSGSSNPGLAATVKCGVCGAVRFYRFVKQARKFGIHSCESCRKFISKMIKRQACTKSTNNALPVLQCHKGDGLCLVPPVVRSQQWNLMRCVYKARCPACWLKMCLKCYNIPAALRAGLNLLLPPLMRDPLAVPVSVPMSVCQEESEGQMQRLTGCKLGWPVEDSRDRSLFRSATNWNGLDMLGQKTSHQNAVPGALGKLKKFDYPISVSPSKKRRKDNRIKVRKKVKNPSLDPSTTDQFSQPVRQRLELKGPRVKHVCRSASVALGQPIATFPSSEGKEDSVESGKNIPRLPKDEEKTEEIKKVEEVSKEKEIIKAYQEETNNQVQQPSQKRVKVQGQQNPSTLNLPVIRSLPKPVVDEVHTVSIDFWEQYDPAEVGAKGFALIGSEAFHIPAICYLCGSAGKEPLIHCQCCCEPYHAFCLEPSEWNACAQPNWCCPRCTICQTCHLRSGPKLSCIRCRQSFHHSCLSKSGISTRLYSPDRPYVCHSCIKCKSCGSEGVSVHVGNLPLCSMCFKLRQRGNYCPLCQRCYDENDFDTKMMECNECSCWVHARCEGLSDERYEILSYLPDSIEFICRQCSPDPNSIWRNAVEAELKAGFIGVIKSLSKNRKACIALKWSPRKECLCRPISSVRKLDFSDEKLEVCVINGKEVINRFDDYDECNSERSTDADSNLSGNLKSDNSSKSDFETDDQPTDPPKRGLRRLRQKFHLKECSVRVKNCLSKEGQDIFDGKDSAVDIETTRGSAIENKECLCLEQQIIARPSPTLMSVKRKVNGNEYGSLLQFHCDMEHVINRASNEDLVEAYHKILCEVFPWFHPKHSKITSSTGGLSTPTKESYSKDSENFLAKLDDSILETWKEEVLRAPKAIAAKSGNLYQNVNAQDSRSCCLCKGLGDGYSTREGRLLYCGQNEWVHANCALWSNEVFEEIDGSLQNVHSAISRGRLIRCTECGKKGASVGCCSKNCNGTYHYPCARNIDLAFNDDKTVFCTLHLSNCSDKTPQSEEDFDLKRPVYVELDRKKKKYAEPNKVKVMIGSLTIDCLGTIVPEFSDTIEKIVPSDYKCSRLYWSTINPLKIVKYYVRTFVQIYVPEAAVDMENNVTIDHSAEREAESDTEKSVAVKQTLDTLVDSVCNKEADENLAEQNNTDLLPPELKEAIFEDLPHDLLDGISMQDIFPKMTYEDFLAMDLKTDGGFGTDLLKDEILPTEVDEMIKPTENKVSKMDPSMPELGPQNDFWLHLEAKSSVQDIVDDLFNSKNQKLGGRELKRSKSEVMSNNSVVVGGPRHHQRSCSLTWSYKLDGTYGPTMKRRKLPKNLNSTRSEAAVTVVESQNERTPILHELRIPESIMLTVGRASTPSIISESVRELKYCIEDSGVTTRRTSPRDDGKEHKRLLWHARQHPRILQVDGTADTGSASECSSPEYTAEDRVPPLHSLDAIVRIPQVDGANDDSSCDSGKFDTGASLYKYASRFSKLNRVPRKEDGKELVEKFNQSDAVSFKIPQLDGADDVSSDDECSSPHSQVPNELGTSLSTKYLPIPDPVDQPVTCKRCRCTYRTQDSYNRHLATCDIMTTSDSDSETMDNKLTSPDSRFSPSIGSSIESPQFITMSPSEGHTLSSEYSDIQATSPVEASVPSPHPGIQIEPIAQAIMTPQIHTHATVETVHQTVLTSNDMIVQTQYTRTTTTLPNATVLPQQPESTVQITEITDRPLISRDSVTSITQSAINVPLTSPDSTSSQTIPSPQVSPTFSSTGVQTSANEAGVNPGVQQAKLLKPKSPRTPKPRAKGIKPNILRTSNVPQSSHVRFQTIQNNTPIIQLQQAQRATGPTVILQQVPQPNLMSAYVEAMQQQQQHQHQHHQQSAQNLQYVATIGGQHETGYKPQFIAANSLVPGAYIQASSDNLLTLQNGGISVLPNVQIAQPQPTVLGTIIQQQPSAIQCGVISSEQLVLSSTPALEMFTDSTGSMFVHSQPMYYGLETIVSNTVMSSSQFVAGAVPQVLASSYQTTTQVFQASKLMEPIVDVQSVPNVPNVPSVQTVQSVPGVPGSYVVVNQPPPPIAEPSNSQITIPANAEQAFAPVNCNPIQHGPCLQIADPVQPIQVPQIPPIISSAVSPSDMLVGCKQQQQTSTTIPRVAVRPSPVSHTSVQPLQQIQSMQPLHQGPWRITEPLFASEQPISNNIRPYFDSKHVSENTSMIKSSISSKMPPLPSHCVPQRNNNNITVNKINHNDVNNVHTSYVNTMSNNSVGSCIVNSNSSNGHCISVNMMNTNNVNQINLNVCTTNKITMPVSNAPTSRPMNRVLPMQAITSKPEPAEQMRKPDIAVEEPTKLNIQISKRRDDMIVEPVKEPDASTNDLSNSDAMAFDIETMNKMKENLKLELDKEKLQNKSLKIVFQKQLQDGSYKITQNMKAVSQNKRTPQITSVEILSPREAAKITSLQLSPLKNFALKSGKMESKPSSLDNKMDSPKPRPPPIAVKKPRIVSKILKPPNNNPSKLMVKKSISKRPSMMYEIKSQDGFTHVASSMSEVWDKVFEAVQSARRAHNLPPLPHNPLTENLGLENNATVYLVEQLPGVNRCTKYKPKLHNLKPPKPSEIENDLLTECDSGAARAESFRGRKVHDMFSWLASRHRQQPKMIAISENESRRAASTNLPMAMRFRILKETSKESVGVYHSHIHGRGLFCLRDIEAGEMVIEYAGEVIRASLTDKREKYYDSKNIGCYMFKIDDHLVVDATMKGNAARFINHSCEPNCYSRVVDILGKKHILIFALRRIVQGEELTYDYKFPFEDIKIPCTCGSRRCRKYLN; from the exons ATGGGAAGGTCCAAGTTTCCCGGTAAACCGCCGAAAACGGTCACCAGGAAACGAATCAAGGTTCTTGGGAGACCCGAGACTGCCCAAACCGACCCCGTAACCGTCGTCGCCGCCGAGAACATTTACTACGGACTGTCCCTGTTCAACGAAACCTTCGGTGACAACGAAAAG gaaCACCCACCATTTCACGGGTTTAGCAGCAAAGAAGCCAAGCTATCCGTGTGCTATGTTAAAACGCAACAGCGGGACACAGAAGTGCCTGAACGGCCTCTGAAAAAATCTCCCTCCAAGTGTAGAAAAAACATTAAAGACATTAAAAATCCTCCATTGGATGAAGAAAACGTGAGGGATGCTTCTTTGTATAAAAGTGGTTCTAACCGAATTCGGATTTCCCGAGACAGTTTGGGTAAAACAGAGTCGGATGAGGCTAGGAGAGTTTGCAGGATGAAGAACCGTAGAAGTAAAATAGCTGGTACCGAGTCTCTGAACTTGAGCAAAGCTCCAGTGCTGAAGCCTGTAAACAACATTCTGGAAAGACACCAACGAACCAGGCAACTTAGAAACAGTACAGCCAAAAGATTACTGCAAAGGGCCAAGTCTAGCGGTTCGGTTAATACTCGAAATGGCACAGGTTCGACCGGAGATAAGATTGGTACTGTGCGCAAGTTTGTTTTGCCTGTGCGAAGTGTGCATTCCTCAAGAGTAATAAAACCAAATAAAAGGTTTATAGAAGAATTGGAAGAAACTTGCATCCCGGAGAGCAGTGAGAGtctcaatgaaaaatatcataaaaaagCTAAAGTGTTACCGGATAGAACCGGGGGTGAGGAGGTTGTTGATAAAGATATGAGGAAGCCTAAGAAAACTGTTCAAAACGTCACGGCTaactcaaatatttcaaatcacACCGTTACAACGGCTGATAACGAGTTGAAGAAACCTCAGGTTTCTACatgcaaaaacaaatcttcCGTCAAATCTTCCCATGTCTCACCCAGCACTGCTCAGGATCCCATATCGCAATTACCTAAATCAAATACCTGTACAAGTAGCAAGCAAACTCTCGTTCCTGCTAAAGTTCCTCCCGATTCCAGTACGACTAATTCAGAGTCTTCCAGAGTTCAGACTCGTTCTGGAACGCTCAGTGCAGCAGTGAATTCTCCAAGCCCGAAGGTAGCCTCTGAGCCTGTTCATAATTCAACAGATAATATGCCTGCTTCGGAAGACGTACCATCGTTAAAAGAGAGCATCGATAATATCAGTGATAAAAGCGTCTCGACATCAAACTCGCAAAGCTTGGACACAGAGAGCAACCTTTCGGAAAGTGGCAGTGAACACAGCGATCACAGTGAGGATGAACACTCGGAATGGTCAGGAATGAAGTTGAATGGCGGAAAAGTGATCCTGCGTAAGGCAAGGTTGAAGTTGGATAACAGAACGTCAGGGGGTGCTGAGGGACCGTTTTCCAACTCGAATGCTCACAGCAATTCAAGTGGAAGTTCTAATCCTG GCTTGGCTGCGACTGTCAAATGTGGGGTATGCGGTGCAGTACGTTTTTATCGATTTGTTAAACAGGCCCGTAAGTTTGGCATTCATAGTTGTGAGTCGTGTCGCAAATTTATTAGCAAGATGATTAAACGTCAGGCTTGCACAAAGTCTACCAACAACGCTCTTCCGGTACTTCAATGCCACAAGGGTGACGGACTCTGTCTGGTACCACCAGTCGTCAGAAGTCAGCAATGGAATCTTATGAGATGTGTATACAAAGCTAGGTGTCCGGCATGCTGGCTAAAGATGTGTCTAAAGTGTTACAATATACCTGCGGCTCTAAGGGCTGGACTGAACCTATTACTTCCACCTTTGATGCGGGATCCTTTGGCTGTCCCAGTATCCGTGCCGATGTCGGTATGTCAGGAGGAAAGCGAAGGACAAATGCAAAGATTGACAGGATGCAAATTGGGTTGGCCAGTCGAAGACAGCAGGGATAGAAGCTTGTTCAGATCAGCAACCAATTGGAACGGACTTGATATGCTGGGACAGAAAACGAGTCATCAAAATGCCGTTCCAGGAGCGCTaggcaaattgaaaaaat TTGACTATCCCATATCAGTATCACCAAgcaagaagagaagaaaagataaCAGGATAAAGGTtcgaaagaaagtaaaaaatccaTCATTAGATCCATCGACAACAGATCAATTTTCTCAGCCCGTTAGACAGAGGCTGGAGTTGAAAGGACCTCGAGTTAAACACGTCTGCCGGAGTGCTAGTGTAGCGCTCGGCCAACCAATAGCGACATTTCCGTCCAGCGAGGGTAAAGAGGACAGTGTTGAATCTGGAAAGAACATTCCAAGACTACCTAAAGATGAGGAGAAAACAGAGGAAATCAAAAAGGTCGAGGAAGTATCCAAAGAgaaggaaataataaaagcCTATCAAGAGGAAACTAACAATCAAGTACAACAACCGTCTCAAAAAAGGGTGAAGGTACAAGGGCAACAGAATCCTTCAACGCTAAACCTTccagtc ATACGTTCTCTGCCTAAGCCTGTCGTTGATGAGGTACACACAGTTTCTATAGACTTTTGGGAACAGTACGATCCAGCTGAGGTTGGAGCCAAAGGTTTTGCACTAATCGGTTCCGAAGCCTTCCACATTCCTGCTATATGCTATCTTTGTGGCAGCGCTGGTAAAGAACCT CTGATCCATTGTCAGTGCTGCTGCGAGCCGTATCATGCTTTCTGTCTGGAGCCAAGCGAGTGGAACGCATGTGCTCAACCAAATTGGTGCTGTCCTCGGTGTACGATTTGTCAAACATGCCACCTGAGATCCGGTCCGAAATTGTCTTGCATTCGATGTCGCCAGTCCTTCCATCACTCCTGCCTATCAAAATCTGGGATTAGCACGAGACTGTATAGTCCTGACAGACCCTACGTGTGCCATAGTTGCATAAAATGTAAAAGCTGTGGAAGCGAAGGTGTCAGTGTTCACGTTGGCAATCTACCTCTGTGTTCTATGTGCTTCAAGCTCAGACAGCGTGGAAATTATTGCCCTCTGTGTCAAAGATGTTACGATGAAAATGACTTTGACACAAAG aTGATGGAATGCAACGAATGCTCATGCTGGGTTCATGCTCGATGCGAAGGCCTCTCGGACGAACGCTATGAAATTCTGAGCTACTTACCAGACTCTATAGAGTTTATTTGTCGCCAATGTTCACCGGACCCAAATTCTATCTGGCGAAACGCAGTTGAAGCAGAACTAAAGGCAGGTTTTATAGGTGTTATAAAATCCCTGAGTAAAAACAGAAAAGCGTGCATCGCTCTGAAGTGGAGCCCTAGAAAGGAGTGCTTGTGCAGACCGATATCTAGTGTAAGAAAGCTAGACTTCTCAGACGAAAAACTTGAGGTGTGTGTTATAAACGGCAAGGAAGTAATCAACAGGTTCGATGACTACGATGAGTGTAACAGTGAGCGTTCTACGGATGCTGATTCAAACTTGAGCGGAAATTTGAAGTCTGATAACTCCAGTAAATCTGATTTTGAAACAGATGACCAGCCCACTGATCCACCCAAGAGAGGGTTGAGGCGATTGCGACAGAAGTTTCACTTGAAAGAATGTTCCGTTAGAGTAAAAAATTGCCTCTCAAAAGAGGGGCAGGATATTTTTGACGGTAAAGACTCTGCTGTCGATATTGAAACGACACGTGGTTCTGCAATTGAGAATAAAGAGTGCCTTTGCCTTGAGCAACAAATTATTGCTAGGCCATCACCAACCTTGATGTCTGTAAAGCGTAAAGTGAATGGTAATGAATATGGGTCGTTGTTGCAGTTTCACTGTGACATGGAGCACGTAATCAATCGTGCATCTAACGAGGACCTTGTAGAAGCGTATCACAAAATTCTGTGCGAAGTATTTCCTTGGTTTCATCCAAAACATTCGAAAATCACATCGAGCACTGGGGGCTTATCCACGCCAACAAAAGAGTCGTATTCCAAAGATAGTGAGAATTTTTTGGCTAAGCTGGATGATTCAATTCTGGAAACGTGGAAGGAGGAAGTTCTGAGGGCGCCAAAGGCTATCGCAGCGAAATCAGGAAATTTGTACCAGAATGTCAACGCGCAGGACAGCAGGTCATGTTGCTTGTGCAAGGGACTTGGCGATGGATACTCTACAAGAGAAGGCCGTCTCCTTTACTGTGGGCAAAATGAATGGGTTCATGCAAATTGTGCTTTGTGGTCCAACGAGGTATTCGAGGAAATTGACGGATCACTTCAGAACGTTCACAGTGCTATATCAAGAGGTCGGTTAATACGGTGTACGGAATGTGGAAAGAAAGGAGCAAGCGTTGGTTGCTGCAGCAAGAATTGCAATGGAACGTATCATTATCCATGCGCAAGGAACATAGACCTTGCATTCAATGATGACAAAACGGTATTCTGTACTTTGCATTTATCTAACTGCTCGGACAAAACACCGCAATCTGAGGAGGACTTTGATTTAAAAAGGCCGGTTTACGTTGAGTTGGatcggaaaaagaaaaaatatgctGAACCTAATAAGGTCAAGGTCATGATCGGCTCTCTCACCATCGATTGCCTTGGTACCATTGTTCCAGAGTTTTCTGACACAATTGAGAAAATAGTGCCAAGTGATTATAAGTGTTCCAGACTGTACTGGTCTACCATTAACCctttgaaaattgtcaaatacTATGTTAGGACGTTTGTTCAAATATATGTACCCGAGGCAGCTGTGGATATGGAAAATAATGTCACCATTGATCATTCCGCGGAGCGAGAGGCTGAGAGCGACACCGAGAAATCTGTTGCAGTAAAACAGACGTTAGACACTCTCGTCGATTCTGTATGCAACAAGGAAGCCGATGAGAATTTAGCTGAACAGAATAACACAGATCTCTTACCACCAGAGCTGAAGGAAGCAATTTTCGAAGACTTGCCCCATGATCTATTGGATGGAATTTCGATGCaagatatttttccaaaaatgaCGTATGAGGATTTTTTAGCCATGGATTTGAAAACTGATGGCGGTTTTGGTACAGATTTATTGAAAGATGAAATATTGCCAACAGAAGTAGACGAGATGATAAAACCTACCGAGAACAAAGTCTCTAAAATGGATCCATCTATGCCAGAACTCGGACCGCAGAATGATTTCTGGCTTCACCTGGAGGCAAAGAGTTCTGTTCAAGATATCGTCGACGATCTGTTTAATTCGAAAAACCAGAAATTGGGGGGCAGAGAACTAAAACGATCAAAGTCTGAAGTGATGTCCAACAATTCCGTCGTCGTTGGGGGTCCTCGGCATCACCAGAGATCCTGCAGTCTTACATGGAGCTATAAACTAGACGGCACCTACGGACCCACAATGAAGCGGAGGAAGTTACCGAAGAATTTAAATTCTACACGATCAGAAGCTGCCGTCACAGTTGTGGAGTCTCAAAACGAGCGAACGCCAATACTGCACGAACTTCGTATACCAGAAAGTATTATGCTAACAGTGGGTAGGGCCAGTACACCCAGTATTATCTCCGAGTCTGTCAGAGAGCTTAAATACTGCATTGAAGATTCTGGCGTAACAACACGCCGCACTTCACCTCGGGATGATGGCAAAGAACACAAGAGGCTCCTCTGGCATGCAAGGCAGCACCCGAGGATTCTTCAGGTAGATGGAACGGCAGATACAGGAAGCGCAAGTGAGTGTAGCTCTCCTGAATACACAGCAGAGGATCGAGTCCCACCACTTCATTCGCTGGACGCGATTGTTCGGATCCCCCAGGTTGACGGAGCGAATGACGACTCCTCTTGCGACAGTGGAAAGTTTGACACTGGCGCCAGTTTGTACAAATATGCTTCTaggttttcaaaattgaatagGGTTCCTCGAAAGGAGGATGGGAAGGAGCTGGTGGAGAAGTTTAATCAGAGTGACGCAGTGTCCTTCAAAATTCCGCAGCTGGATGGTGCAGATGATGTGTCTAGTGACGACGAGTGTTCATCGCCGCATTCTCAGGTCCCGAACGAATTAGGCACAAGCTTGTCAACAAAGTACCTGCCAATACCAGACCCTGTGGATCAACCTGTAACTTGCAAGAGGTGCCGTTGCACGTACAGGACACAGGATAGCTACAACAGACATCTTGCTACCTGCGACATCATGACTACAAGTGATAGCGACTCCGAGACTATGGACAATAAACTTACGTCCCCAGATTCAAGGTTTTCACCCAGTATCGGATCTTCAATCGAATCACCACAGTTCATTACTATGTCTCCGTCTGAAGGACATACCTTGTCATCCGAGTATTCGGATATCCAGGCTACATCTCCCGTTGAAGCTTCGGTTCCCTCGCCCCATCCTGGAATTCAAATTGAACCCATCGCACAGGCGATTATGACACCTCAAATCCACACACACGCCACGGTAGAAACTGTTCACCAAACGGTATTAACGTCGAATGACATGATTGTACAAACTCAGTATACTAGAACAACGACAACATTACCAAATGCTACAGTATTACCACAGCAGCCGGAGAGTACGGTTCAAATAACCGAAATCACAGATCGCCCGTTGATATCGAGAGACTCTGTGACCAGTATTACACAAAGCGCCATAAACGTACCCCTGACATCACCAGACAGCACAAGCTCTCAGACCATTCCAAGCCCACAAGTATCGCCAACTTTTTCATCGACTGGCGTTCAGACCAGTGCCAATGAGGCAGGAGTAAATCCTGGTGTCCAGCAAGCTAAGCTTTTGAAGCCAAAATCTCCCAGAACCCCAAAGCCCAGGGCCAAGGGCATCAAGCCCAATATATTACGAACCTCTAATGTACCACAGTCAAGCCACGTCAGGTTCCAAACGATCCAAAATAATACGCCAATTATACAGCTGCAGCAAGCCCAAAGAGCCACTGGTCCAACGGTTATTCTACAACAGGTTCCCCAGCCGAATTTGATGTCCGCATACGTGGAAGCTatgcagcagcaacaacaacatcaacatcAACATCACCAGCAATCGGCTCAAAACTTGCAGTATGTAGCTACGATTGGAGGGCAACACGAGACCGGCTATAAGCCACAATTTATAGCTGCCAACTCGTTGGTTCCTGGTGCTTACATCCAGGCTTCCTCTGACAATTTGTTGACGTTGCAAAATGGCGGAATATCAGTATTACCGAACGTACAAATAGCTCAACCACAGCCGACCGTTTTGGGCACTATTATCCAGCAACAACCGAGCGCCATCCAATGTGGAGTGATATCGTCGGAGCAATTGGTACTTAGTTCCACACCGGCGCTTGAAATGTTCACAGATTCAACGGGGAGCATGTTTGTCCATAGCCAACCAATGTACTATGGGCTTGAGACAATAGTGAGCAATACCGTTATGTCGTCTAGTCAGTTTGTGGCCGGAGCTGTTCCTCAGGTACTTGCAAGCAGCTACCAAACTACTACGCAAGTATTTCAAGCTTCGAAACTCATGGAACCAATCGTAGACGTTCAGTCCGTGCCTAATGTTCCAAATGTTCCGTCGGTACAAACGGTCCAGAGTGTTCCTGGAGTGCCGGGAAGCTACGTGGTCGTCAATCAACCTCCACCTCCTATTGCTGAGCCAAGCAATTCCCAAATAACTATTCCAGCAAACGCAGAACAGGCTTTCGCTCCCGTGAATTGTAATCCTATACAGCATGGGCCGTGCTTACAGATAGCGGATCCTGTACAACCAATACAAGTGCCACAAATTCCGCCGATTATCTCTAGTGCAGTTTCTCCTAGCGATATGTTGGTGGGTTGTAAACAGCAGCAACAGACATCTACGACAATACCAAGGGTTGCCGTTAGACCAAGTCCCGTTTCTCACACCTCTGTGCAGCCCCTTCAACAAATACAATCAATGCAGCCCTTGCATCAGGGACCCTGGAGAATAACTGAGCCCCTCTTTGCGTCCGAGCAACCTATCAGCAACAATATCAGACCGTACTTTGACTCTAAACATGTGTCGGAAAATACTAGCATGATAAAATCAAGCATATCTTCGAAAATGCCGCCTTTGCCGAGCCACTGTGTACCACagaggaataataataatattactgtaaataaaataaaccacAATGATGTAAATAACGTGCATACCAGCTACGTTAATACAATGTCCAACAACAGTGTTGGTAGTTGCATTGTTAATAGTAACAGTAGTAATGGCCATTGTATTAGCGTTAACATGATGAACACAAATAATGTAAACCAGATCAATTTGAACGTTTGCACAACTAATAAGATTACCATGCCAGTGAGCAACGCACCTACAAGCAGACCGATGAATCGGGTTCTGCCAATGCAGGCGATTACCTCAAAACCAGAACCGGCGGAGCAAATGCGGAAGCCTGATATTGCTGTCGAGGAACCGACTAAGCTGAACATCCAGATTTCCAAACGCAGAGATGACATGATTGTCGAACCGGTGAAAGAACCAGATGCATCTACAAATGATTTGAGTAATAGTGATGCAATGGCATTTGATATCgaaacaatgaataaaatgaaggAAAACTTGAAGTTGGAACTGGATAAGGAAAAGTTACAGAATAAATCTTTGAAGATTGTCTTTCAGAAGCAGCTACAGGACGGTTCTTACAAAATAACGCAAAATATGAAAGCAGTTTCACAAAACAAAAGGACACCACAAATAACTTCAGTTGAAATTCTATCACCGAGAGAAGCTGCTAAGATTACTTCCCTACAACTTTCGCCGTTGAAGAACTTTGCGTTAAAGTCGGGCAAGATGGAGAGTAAACCAAGCTCGCTTGATAATAAAATGGACTCGCCAAAACCTAGACCTCCTCCTATAGCGGTAAAGAAACCAAGAATTGTCTCAAAGATCTTGAAACCTCCAAACAATAATCCTTCTAAattgatggtaaaaaaatcaatctcaAAACGACCCAGCATGATGTACGAAATCAAATCGCAAGACGGTTTTACACACGTTGCCTCTTCCATGTCCGAGGTCTGGGACAAAGTCTTTGAAGCTGTTCAGTCTGCACGTAGGGCTCACAACTTGCCTCCGTTACCCCACAATCCCCTTACGGAAAATCTGGGGCTGGAAAATAACGCAACTGTTTATCTGGTCGAACAATTGCCAGGCGTGAACAGGTGCACCAAGTACAAACCAAAGCTGCATAATTTAAAACCGCCAAAACCAAGCGAGATAGAAAACGACTTGTTGACAGAATGTGACAGCGGAGCTGCGAGGGCTGAATCATTCAGGGGAAGGAAGGTCCATGACATGTTCAGTTGGCTGGCATCGAGACATCGACAGCAGCCAAAAATGATTGCCATTTCAGAAAACGAATCACG GAGGGCTGCGAGCACAAATTTACCAATGGCAATGAGGTTTAGGATTCTGAAGGAAACATCTAAGGAATCTGTCGGCGTTTATCACTCACACATTCACGGGAGGGGTTTGTTTTGCTTGCGAGATATCGAGGCTGGGGAAATGGTCATTGAATATGCCGGAGAG GTGATACGAGCATCATTGACGGATAAACGCGAAAAGTACTACGATAGCAAAAACATTGGATGTTACATGTTCAAAATTGATGACCACCTAGTCGTGGATGCAACGATGAAAGGGAACGCTGCTCGTTTCATCAATCACTCTTGCGAG CCAAATTGCTACTCTCGAGTGGTCGACATCCTTGGTAAGAAACACATTTTAATATTTGCGCTACGTCGCATAGTGCAAGGCGAAGAGCTGACCTACGACTACAAGTTTCCCTTTGAGGATATAAAGATCCCGTGTACCTGTGGTTCCCGGAGATGTCGAAAATATCTCAATTGA